A genomic window from Bacteroidota bacterium includes:
- a CDS encoding FAD/NAD(P)-binding protein, translating into MKKKILIVGGGLSGSLLAIRLCAYKNISQIMLLEKNPVMTGRGVAYSEEFTHQLLNVTTGGMSLFTEKPNDFTEWLERNRNTYSNILPEKIATAFVPRKFFGDYISQHLREAVHSHPGKLQIINEEVISLRKKENIFLAVTDRKNIFEADEVVLALGNFPPADLFKEEHPVFSDPRYFSNPWIGNIYTGLSEVKNILVAGTGLSAVDVVLTLKQKKFNGNIRMISRKGKLPLAHDVNVTPVKINLPPHLHPREVWLHYSNFLKTHPEISWQSLVEGLRPLTQNFWTNWNKEERNYFLKRLRPSWEIVRHRIPHSASVMLNEMIASGKLQMAKGMIANAKIAHTGISVSFDSKSKLPETVFQKIVNCTGPESDYRKVKFPIIISLMEQGFVCADELGLGIKCTVDGKIIDKNSNEVEGLWCIGPMRKSALWETTALKEIREQAEVFVKRF; encoded by the coding sequence ATGAAGAAAAAAATTCTCATTGTCGGCGGAGGATTATCCGGATCGCTTCTCGCTATACGGTTGTGTGCGTATAAAAATATAAGCCAAATAATGCTACTGGAAAAAAATCCGGTGATGACGGGCAGAGGTGTTGCTTACAGTGAAGAATTCACACACCAGTTATTGAATGTTACAACAGGAGGAATGAGTCTTTTCACAGAGAAGCCGAACGATTTTACAGAATGGCTGGAGCGAAACCGGAACACGTATAGCAATATTCTTCCTGAAAAAATTGCAACTGCATTTGTCCCGAGAAAATTTTTCGGCGATTATATTTCCCAACATCTGCGCGAGGCCGTTCATTCACATCCGGGAAAATTGCAGATCATAAATGAAGAAGTAATTTCTCTCAGGAAGAAAGAGAACATTTTTTTGGCCGTAACTGATCGTAAAAATATTTTTGAAGCCGATGAAGTTGTTCTGGCGCTGGGAAATTTTCCACCGGCCGATCTCTTCAAAGAAGAACATCCTGTTTTTTCTGATCCGCGCTATTTTTCAAATCCATGGATCGGGAATATTTATACCGGACTTTCCGAAGTAAAAAATATTCTAGTTGCCGGCACGGGTCTCAGTGCGGTGGATGTAGTGCTTACGCTGAAACAAAAAAAATTCAATGGGAATATTCGGATGATTTCCCGAAAAGGAAAACTTCCGCTCGCGCACGATGTGAATGTTACCCCGGTGAAAATTAATCTTCCCCCGCACTTGCATCCGCGTGAGGTGTGGCTACATTACAGCAATTTTTTGAAAACGCATCCGGAAATTTCCTGGCAATCGCTTGTAGAGGGTCTTCGCCCGTTGACACAGAATTTCTGGACCAACTGGAATAAAGAAGAGCGGAACTATTTTCTGAAACGATTGCGTCCCTCCTGGGAAATTGTCCGTCATCGTATCCCGCATTCCGCTTCAGTGATGCTGAATGAAATGATCGCTTCAGGAAAATTGCAGATGGCGAAGGGAATGATCGCCAACGCAAAAATTGCACATACAGGAATTTCAGTTTCATTCGATTCGAAAAGTAAATTACCTGAAACTGTTTTTCAGAAGATCGTCAATTGCACCGGGCCCGAATCGGATTACCGGAAAGTGAAATTCCCGATCATCATCAGCTTAATGGAACAGGGATTTGTTTGTGCCGATGAACTCGGCTTGGGAATAAAATGTACGGTTGACGGAAAAATCATTGACAAAAATTCAAATGAAGTGGAAGGACTCTGGTGCATTGGTCCCATGCGAAAATCAGCATTGTGGGAAACAACTGCGCTGAAAGAAATAAGAGAGCAGGCGGAGGTGTTTGTGAAGAGGTTCTGA
- a CDS encoding DNA-3-methyladenine glycosylase I: MANSYCEAVSTMEKNNVHVHYHDHEYGFPIHNDNELFARLVLEINQAGLSWTTILKKKENFFSAFHQFEIKKVANYKKKDFDRLMKNEGIIRNRLKIEAAIHNANVIIGLQKEFGSFKNWIDHHHPLTKDEWVKVFKKKFRFTGGEIVNEFLMSTGYLPGAHIPSCAIYKKVLAKKPVWHFLSGQRPDSTREKPAWHSLSGQRPDSTREKPAWHSLSGQRPDSTRNKMPGHKT, translated from the coding sequence ATGGCGAATTCTTATTGCGAGGCGGTTTCCACAATGGAAAAAAATAACGTGCACGTTCATTACCACGATCACGAATACGGATTTCCTATTCACAACGACAATGAATTATTTGCCCGGCTTGTATTGGAAATAAATCAAGCGGGATTAAGCTGGACGACCATTCTGAAAAAGAAAGAAAATTTCTTCAGCGCGTTTCATCAGTTCGAAATAAAAAAAGTGGCGAACTACAAGAAGAAAGATTTTGACCGCCTGATGAAGAACGAAGGAATTATCCGCAACAGGTTGAAGATCGAAGCGGCGATCCATAATGCCAATGTGATAATTGGTTTGCAAAAAGAATTCGGTTCCTTCAAAAATTGGATCGATCATCATCATCCGCTGACGAAAGACGAATGGGTGAAAGTTTTCAAAAAAAAATTTCGTTTTACAGGTGGTGAAATTGTGAATGAATTTCTCATGAGCACTGGTTATCTTCCGGGTGCGCATATTCCCTCGTGCGCGATCTATAAAAAAGTGCTTGCTAAAAAACCAGTGTGGCACTTTCTGTCGGGTCAGAGGCCCGACAGCACGCGGGAAAAACCGGCGTGGCATTCCCTGTCGGGTCAGAGGCCCGACAGCACGCGGGAAAAACCGGCGTGGCATTCCTTGTCGGGTCAGAGGCCCGACAGCACACGAAATAAAATGCCAGGTCATAAGACCTGA
- a CDS encoding aspartate aminotransferase family protein, whose product MSTPKWKSLLNDKVRTVYPQPDRDKEKDSKLEDFLKQTIVALNAMKHDPEEQKWFWGDISKRKMISKPNSPAKEILTGIKQDIQMPAHIGVRDDVMNALLTRFNGVPHWGHTKTLINVVPQSSELSVAAAMLGAMVNANLVESELSSDIAAAEVEVISMLAEMFGWNKVKAGGICTTGGTNNYLYATKIALTNCLGYSSRHNGIREDVKILASKGSHYAKYNTADWTGLGRKNVVEIDVNPDGTMNVDHLEEVLRSLYKQGVPVAMVVATAGTTDAFAIDNIREIAHLCKMIPKEYFADSRPFVYADAVIGWAWMAFRDYDFAANPLEFSTRAMKLISDSILKASGMEDVDAVGVDFHKTGFAAYASSAFCLKDERMFDLLKSPGGGVSYLFHSHKDIYYPGKFTLEVSRACAPALIAWTHLQYFGYEGYQVMIGHLIEMQQALRDELEFHQNIVVVNKDSYGAVTLFRVYPKWMDGGLQYQNEFFKEKYDEELMKYNQFQMDVYNTLCEMHETEGIPAPALSITTKFRTTEYGKPVCALKAYLMGAHTNTDPAYLKKEVVAHIQKAVEIVSSKQKVNA is encoded by the coding sequence ATGTCCACACCCAAATGGAAATCATTACTGAACGATAAGGTCCGCACGGTTTATCCGCAGCCCGACCGCGACAAAGAAAAAGATTCCAAGCTGGAAGATTTCCTCAAGCAAACGATCGTGGCGCTCAATGCGATGAAGCATGATCCGGAAGAACAGAAATGGTTCTGGGGCGATATTTCAAAGCGCAAAATGATTTCCAAACCGAATTCTCCGGCAAAAGAAATTCTCACCGGCATCAAACAGGACATTCAAATGCCCGCGCACATAGGCGTGCGTGATGATGTGATGAATGCACTGCTCACGCGTTTCAACGGCGTTCCTCATTGGGGACATACCAAAACGCTCATCAATGTTGTTCCGCAATCTTCTGAACTTTCTGTGGCTGCTGCCATGCTCGGTGCAATGGTGAATGCAAATCTTGTGGAGTCGGAATTGTCGAGTGATATTGCTGCTGCGGAAGTGGAAGTTATTTCCATGCTCGCCGAAATGTTCGGATGGAATAAAGTGAAAGCGGGGGGAATCTGCACAACCGGCGGAACAAATAATTATCTCTACGCTACAAAAATTGCATTGACGAATTGTCTCGGATATTCTTCGCGCCACAATGGAATTCGAGAAGACGTAAAAATTCTTGCGTCGAAAGGATCGCACTATGCGAAATACAATACTGCCGACTGGACAGGACTCGGAAGAAAAAATGTGGTGGAGATCGATGTGAATCCCGATGGAACAATGAACGTGGATCATCTCGAAGAAGTGTTGCGTTCATTATATAAACAAGGTGTTCCTGTGGCGATGGTAGTTGCCACTGCGGGAACGACCGATGCATTTGCCATTGACAATATCCGCGAGATCGCGCATTTGTGCAAAATGATTCCGAAAGAATATTTCGCCGATTCACGTCCGTTCGTTTATGCTGATGCAGTGATCGGTTGGGCGTGGATGGCATTCCGCGATTATGATTTTGCTGCGAATCCATTGGAGTTTTCTACGCGTGCAATGAAATTGATCTCCGATTCTATTCTCAAAGCAAGTGGAATGGAAGATGTGGATGCAGTAGGAGTTGATTTTCACAAAACAGGTTTCGCCGCTTATGCGAGTTCTGCTTTTTGTCTGAAAGACGAACGCATGTTCGATCTGCTGAAATCTCCGGGTGGCGGCGTTTCCTATTTATTTCATTCGCACAAAGACATTTATTATCCCGGAAAATTCACGCTCGAAGTTTCGCGCGCGTGCGCACCTGCACTCATCGCGTGGACGCACTTGCAGTATTTCGGTTACGAAGGTTATCAGGTGATGATCGGCCATCTTATAGAAATGCAACAAGCTTTGCGCGATGAATTGGAATTTCACCAGAATATTGTGGTCGTGAATAAAGACAGTTATGGTGCGGTGACTTTATTCCGCGTGTATCCGAAATGGATGGACGGAGGATTGCAATACCAGAATGAATTCTTCAAAGAAAAATACGATGAGGAATTAATGAAGTACAACCAGTTCCAGATGGATGTGTACAACACACTTTGCGAAATGCACGAGACAGAAGGAATTCCGGCGCCGGCGCTGAGCATCACCACAAAATTCCGCACTACAGAATATGGCAAACCGGTTTGCGCGCTGAAGGCGTACCTAATGGGCGCGCACACGAATACGGATCCCGCTTATCTGAAGAAAGAAGTTGTTGCACACATTCAGAAGGCAGTGGAGATCGTGAGTTCGAAACAGAAAGTGAATGCATGA